A region of Pieris rapae chromosome 20, ilPieRapa1.1, whole genome shotgun sequence DNA encodes the following proteins:
- the LOC110995953 gene encoding transmembrane protein 14C produces the protein MGVDILGFAYAATVAAGGIMGYAKAGSIPSLGAGIIFGSILGVGAYQLSQDPSNYTLMLGTTTTLGGLMGYRYYNGRKFMPAGLMFCLSVGMLTKLLVKNVGSSRLPVKSS, from the exons ATGGGTGTCGATATACTTGGATTTGCGTATGCCGCAACTGTTGCCGCAGGAGGCATAATGGGTTATGCTAAGGCAG GCTCAATACCTTCTTTGGGAGCAGGCATCATTTTTGGATCTATATTag GTGTTGGCGCATACCAGCTAAGCCAAGATCCCTCAAATTACACATTAATGCTCGGAACTACAACAACATTGGGTGGTTTAATGGGATACAG ATATTACAATGGCAGGAAGTTCATGCCCGCTGGTTTAATGTTTTGTCTATCGGTTGGTATGTTAACAAAACTATTGGTTAAAAATGTTGGCTCCAGTAGACTACCTGTTAAGTCAAGTTAG